The proteins below come from a single Papaver somniferum cultivar HN1 chromosome 11, ASM357369v1, whole genome shotgun sequence genomic window:
- the LOC113321381 gene encoding histone deacetylase HDT1-like, producing MHVFLRIINYFFGRRKYTSIYGPFSQVTHSLPPYRTHSVYRRTAMEYWDAEVLPGVPFNSQPREGYLLHITKAMLLETYKGDDPVCLFLSVDCHKHVLGRLSSDKFPQITYNLIFDKPIELSHSGNDESVYFSGYESKSDDRALSEEPLEDSNDESEDDGSKDCTGGKEVMLTIRKTAHGIYVASDGYAHEENSDVDEEETDPKKLEYLANEDQQKTLILGGRMLVSSAGLSA from the exons GCCATTCTCACAAGTCACACACTCTCTCCCTCCCTACCGCACTCACTCAGTATATCGAAGAACAGCAATGGAGTATTGGG ATGCTGAAGTCCTACCCGGTGTGCCTTTCAATAGTCAGCCTAGGGAAGGCTACCTTCTGCATATCACCAAG GCTATGCTGTTGGAGACATACAAGGGAGATGATCCTGTCTGCCTATTTCTTAGCGTTGATTGTCACAAGCATGTTCTAGGAAGACTCTCATCAGACAAGTTTCCTCAGATTACTTACAATTTAATTTTTGATAAACCAATTGAACTCTCTCACAGTGGGAATGATGAGAGTGTCTATTTCTCTGGCTACGAATCTAAAAGTGATGACAGAGCTCTTTCAGAAG AGCCCCTTGAAGATTCTAATGATGAAAGTGAAGATGATGGTTCCAAGGATTGTACTGGTGGGAAAGAAGTTATGCTTACAATTCGAAAAACTG CTCATGGCATTTATGTTGCGTCTGATGGTTACGCCCATGAAGAGAACTCTGATGTGGATGAGGAGGAGACTGATCCCAAAAAGTTAGAATATTTGGCTAATGAGGACCAGCAAAAGACACTTATTCTGGGAGGAAGAATGCTGGTCTCATCAGCTGGACTATCAGCATAa